The DNA region ACGAGGTATCGACCAGCAGCCGCTTGCCGTCATCGCTTTCGACCATGATCGAGACCCGCGTGCGGCGGTTGCGCGGCTCATCGGGGTCGCAGTCACCCCAATCGCCTGTACCATCCGGCCCGCCCAGCCGCGGCACCCCCGTCGAGGTGCCAGAGCCGAGCATGACCAGCTTCACGGCCGCGCCTTGCTGAAAAGGTGAAAGAAATTTGCGGTGGTCTGCGCTGTCAGATGTTCAACATCCGTTCCGCGAAGGCCTGCAACGAAGGCTGCCGTATCGGCGACATAGGCCGGTTCGCATACCCTGCCCCGATGCGGCACCGGCGCGAGGAACGGACTGTCGGTTTCCACCAGCAAGCGATCATCAGGAATGATCGCAGCGACGGCCTGCAAGTCCTTGGCGTTCTTGAAGGTTACGATTCCAGAGAGCGAGATCGTCAACCCCAGCGCCAAAACCTTTTCGGCAAAATCGGCCGAGGCGGTGAAGCAGTGGATCAAGGCGGGGAAGGCACCCTTCCCCATCTCATCGGCGAGGATCGCGTGGGTATCTTCCTCGGCATCGCGGGTGTGGATGATGATCGGCAACTGCGTTTCGCGGGCGACATCAATATGCATCCGGAACAGGGACTTCTGCGCGTCTCTGTCCGATTTGTCGTAATAGTAGTCGAGGCCGGTTTCGCCGATCGCGATCACCTTTGGGTGCCGGGTCGCCTCTAGCAGAGCGGCGCGGCCCAAATCCTGATGCGAGTCTGCCTCGTGCGGATGGATGCCGACGCTGGCGAACACGTCCGGCTCGCGCGCAGCGGTGGCGACCACTTGACCCCATTCGGATTGGCGGGTGGAGATGTTGAGAAAGGCCCCCACCCCAGCTGCCCGTGCGCGGGTGAGCACTTCGGCCTGGTCTTCCACCAAACCTTTGTATTCGAGGTGGCAGTGGCTATCGACCAACATCAGGCGGCCTCGGCAGGCAGTTCAAGCCGGGGGAACAGTGGGGTCGGCGCGATGATCCGGTGATCGCTTTCCGCCAGCGGGGAATACCAGTGGCTGCGGATGCCTTCCAAGGTGCGCAGATTTTCCGGAATGCCCAGCGTATCCAACAATTTGGCGCTGCTCGCCGGGATGACCGGACTGATCGCGACCGCTAGCTGCGCAATGCAGATGTAGAGCGTGGCGAGCACCGTCTCCATCCGCTCCGGATCGGTCTTGCGCAGGGTCCAGGGGGCCTCGCTGTCGATGTAGGCGTTGCAGGCGAACACGGCTTGCAGCCATGCTTCGACGGCTTGCTGGAGCGCAAGGCTCTCGAAAGCCTCCGGAATGTCGACAGTGATCGCGCGGTCCACTGCGGCGAACAGAGCGTTGTCCGCGTCCGAGTGCCCCCGGATAGCGGGCAGGTAGCCGTCGAGGTTCTTCGCGATAAATCCCAAGGTACGCTGGGCAAGATTGCCGAAAGCATTGCCAAGCTCGCCATTGGCCCGCTGAACAATAGCTTCGGGCGAATAGCTGCCATCCTGACCGAAGGCGACTTCGCGCATCAGGAAATAGCGCAAGGCGTCCACACCGAAGGTCTCGGCCAGTTCCACCGGATCGGTCACATTGCCGAGCGACTTCGATTCCTTCTGGCCGCGATTGAGCAGGAAGCCGTGACCAAACACCTTTTGCGGCACAGGCAGATTGGCGCTCATAAGGAAGGCCGGCCAGTAGATCGTGTGGAAGCGCACGATGTCCTTGCCGATCAGGTGCAGGCTGGCCGGCCAGAACTCGCCCATGTCGTCGGGATAACCTAGACCCGTCAGATAGTTGGTGAGGGCATCGACCCACACATACATCACATGGCCATCGCTGCCAGGCACCTTCACACCCCAGTCGAACGAGGTGCGGCTGACCGAAAGATCGCGCAGGCCCTGTTCGACAAAGGCGATCATCTCGTTGCGGCGGCTCGCGGGTTCGAGGAAGCCGGGGGTCTTCAGCAATTCAAGCAGTTGGTCCTGATACTTCGAAAGCCGGAAGAACCAGCTTTCCTCGACCGTCCATTCGACCGGCGTGCCTTGGGGGGAGAGCTTATCGTCGCCCTCGCCTTCGACCAGTTCGCTGGCGTCGTAATAGGCCTCGTCGCGGACCGAATACCAGCCTTCGTAACGATCGAGATAGAGGTCGCCCGACGCTTCCATCGCCTGCCAGATGGCTTGGCTGGCGCGGTGGTGATCGGGCTCGCTGGTGCGGATGAACCGATCATAGGACACATCAAGCGCGTCGCACATGGCACGGAAATAGCCCGACATTTCGTCGGCGAGATCAGCCGGGGTGCGGTCCTGTTCCTCAGCCTTGCGAGCCATCTTTAGGCCATGTTCGTCCGTGCCGGTCTGGAACCGGACGCGGCGGCCTTGGAGGCGCTGGAAGCGGGCGATCACGTCGGCGGCAATCGCCTCATAGGCGTGGCCGATATGGGGCCGCCCGTTGGGGTAGCTGATCGCGGTGGTGATGTAGAACGGGGTGTCAGCCATGGGCGGGTGCGCTAGCGGGGGCAGCCGCCACAAGCAAGCTGCCGATCTCGAACGGCAGCATCCCCGCATCGAAATTGGCGGTCGGCGCTTCGGCGGCGAGGCTGACGAGAGCGGTGTGAGTTTCGATCAGCCGGGCGCGGAACTGGGGGTTCTCCGAGGCACGGGCCGCGCGGGCGACCAGAGACTGTGCCAGATCCAGCACAGCCTGCACCCGCTCGCGATCAGCGCGCGGCCCAATCAGGCGGGCCAGTTCGCCGCGCCCTGTGACGCCGTTATCGCCTTGCGCCAGCAATGCGGTGATGACCTTGGCGACCGGAGCGAGGTTCTGTTCGGCAAAGCGCAGCGCTGCGCCGTATGAGCCTTCGGCTGCGGCGATGGCCTGAAGGTCGGGCGGCAGGCCCCCATCCGCCAGCAACGCCGCCAGTTGGCTGTCGGTGAGCACCGGGAAGCGCAAGGTGCGGCAACGCGAGCGGATCGTCGGCAGCAACCGCGCCGGGCGGTGGGTGACGAGCAGGAAGAAGGTGCCGACGGGCGGTTCCTCAAGGCTTTTCAGCAACGCGTTGGCGGCGGATTTCTCCATGTCGTCGGCCGGATCAATGATGATCGCGCGGCGGCTTCCAAGCGTCGGGCGGGTGATCAGGCGGCGCTGCATCGCACGGATCTGCTTGATGCGGATCGAGCGCGCGAGGTCGAAGGGCTTGCCTTCGGCCTGGGCTTTCTCGCCCTTGTCGTCCTTAGGGCCGTAGGTGAGCGTGATGATGTCGGGATGCTCGCCCTGTGGCTGCGGCACGCCCGGCTGCGCGACCAACTCGCGTGCGGCGGCCATAGCAAAGTCGCGTTTGCCGAGGCCCGCCTTGCCCGCCAGCAGCCAGCCGTGATGCATCCGCTCACCCGAAAGCGCGTCGCGCCACTGGCGCCAGGCCTCTGCATGATTGGGCCAGTCGGTCATGCGAGCAGGTCGCCGATTGAGGCAAGGATGCGGGCGTGCACGACCTCCTTATCGCCGAGCGCGCTGATGCAGGCAAAGCCGTGCGGGTCGGCCTCAGCCAGCGCACGGAAGGCGGCGGCGACAGCGCGGTGGTATTCGGCGGAGCGGCCCTCGATCGCGTCCGAAGCCTCTCCGCGCGACGCGATACGGCCAGCCAACGCGGCTTCATCGCCTTCCAGCAGGATGACCAGGTCAGGCCGCAACCCGTCACTGCCGAAGGCGTGGAGCTCAGTGATGGCCGCATCTCCTAGGCCCCCCGCCCCGCCCTGATAAGCGCGGCTCGAATCGACGAAGCGGTCACAGATGACCCACTCTCCCCGCATAAGCGCGGGGCGGATCAAGTGCGCCACATGATCCGCGCGCGCGGCGGCAAACAACAAGGCTTCGGCCTGAGCGGGCCAGCCTTCCCCCGGTGGTGCCAGCAGCAGGTGGCGGATTGCTTCTGCCCCCGGTGTCCCGCCCGGCTCGCGGGTGATGACGACCGTAACGCCTCGCGCCCGCAACGCTTCGGCCAGCAGGCGGGCTTGGGTGGATTTCCCCGCCCCCTCCCCACCCTCAAAGGCGATGAACCGGCCGCGCGGAGAGCTCATGAGAACACCGCTGCAATCGCATTGACCACACGGTCAATCGGGCCAGCCGTCCCCACCGCCTCGGACGCATAAAGCGGGATGCGGGCCGGTGCGACGCCGGGTGCGGAAATCTCCATCACGGCGACTTCCTGATTGGCTGCAATTGGCGCACGTAGCGGGCCTTCGTAACGGATCGTGGCGGTTAGCTTGCCGTCACTCCCGCGCGGCAGGTTGATCGCCACCGGCCCCGCAGCTTTCAGCCCGACCCCGCGCGCATCACCATCTTGCACCCGGGCTGTGCCGACCACGGCGCTCGGCGCAAACAGCTGGCGCCGTTCGAAGGCGGAGAAGCCCCACTCGACATATGACCGCGCCAGTTTCGCCCGCAGGCGCCCGTTTTCCACGCCAGCGAGCACCAGCACCAGCCGCTGCCCATCGCGCCGCGCTGTGCCGAGGTAGGAGAATCCCGCTTCGTTGGTGAACCCGGTCTTGATCCCGTCTGCCCCCGGCACGCGCCCGATCATGGGATCGTGATTGACCTGCGCGATGCCTTTGTAATCGAAGCCTGCACGCCCGATGTAATATCCGAACTTGTCCGGGTGCCGCGTAATCAGCGCCCGTGCCAGCCGGGCCAGATCATTGGCGGTGGTGAAGGTCCGCCCCTCATCCGGCCAGCCATTGGGACTGGCAAAATGGCTCCCCGTCATGCCCAGCCCCAGCGCGGTCTGGTTCATCTGCGTCGTCCACGCCGCGACCGAACCTGCCTGCCCTTCGGCCAGCACGGCCGCCCCGTCATTGGCCGAGACATTGGCGATGCCGAGCAGCAGGTCATCCACCCGCACCCGCTCCCCTCGGTCGAGGAACATGGTCGAACCTTTGCGCCGCCACTCGCTCGCGATCACTGGGCTCATCATGAACACTTGCGAAGGATCAAGCCGCCCGGCCGCGATCAGCTCGAATGCGAGATAGAGCGTCATCACTTTGGTGACCGATGCCGGCATGAACCGGGCATCGGGATTGCGGGCGTGGAGCACCTGTCCGCTCCCCAGATCGACCAGCAGCGCCACCGGCGCCTCGGCAGCGGTGGGCACGGCAGGCGTGACGGGGCCGGGATCAGGCACCAGCGCGCGCAGAGGCGGCGCAAAGGTGACGGCAAACAGGGCGAGCAGGGATAGCGACAAGCGCGAGGATTTCGGGGGCATCACCGTCTCGCCTATACCCGCCCCCTCACCGCTTGGCGAGGTGCGGGGCGCGTCAGTTCACGATTTCGTCAGCCAGCAGTCCGACGCTCAGGGCATAATAGCTTGAGCAGTTATATTCGAGGATCGCACGGTAATTGCCGGTCAGCAGCCAGGCAGGCGTGCCGGGGCCGTCTGGCTGGAAGAACGACACCATCACATCATCGCTGAGCCCGCCTTGCGCAATCACGCCCTGCGCGCGCCATTCCGCCACGGTCATCCAGCGGCTGAGGCGTTCATGCACGCGCGGGCAGACCGGCGAGACGAGCCGGGTGCGGTAAGCTGAGGCATCGAAGCCCGCCGGCACCGAAGCACGCACACCCCAAGGTTGGCCGGGCCGCCATCCGGCGTCGCGGAAATAATTGGCGATCGATGCGAAAGTATCGGCGCGGTTGGCGAAAATATCCGCGCGCCCGTCCCCATCGCCATCGGTGGCCAGCCGCAGATAGACGCTGGGGAGAAACTGCGGATTGCCGAAGGCTCCGGCATAGGAGCCCACCAACTGCGAGCGGTCATAGCCCTTGTCGGCGACTTTCATGAGCGCGATAAACTCGCCCGCAAACAGCTCGCGCCGCCGCCCTTCCCATGCCAGCGTGGCGAGGCTTCGGGCGAGATCGAAGTTGCCCTTGACCTGACCATAGCTGGTTTCATGCCCGAAGATCGCGACGATGATCGGCCCCGGCACGCCATATTGCGCTTCGATCCGGCCCAGCAGATCGCGGTGCTGACGGTAAACCGAACGGCCGCCGCCGATGCGCGCCGCATCGACATGAGTCGCGACATAGCCCGACATCGGTGGATAGCCGCGAGTAGTAGCGCTGCCGGGCTGGTTGTTATCGAGCCGGATGACAGTCGGATTGGGCGTGAGCCCTGCCGTCATACGCGCCACCGTATCCTCGCGCACGCCCTCTCCCAAAGCGCGGGCCTTGAGCAGTTCGAGATAGGCATCGAACGGAATTCCGTCCGCACTGACCTGCGCGGTCGCCGGGGCGGACGCAGGCGGGGCGCCGAGAATCGCAAACGCTGCAAGGGTCAGCGCGGCGGCGGGGAGAAGCCGGGGAATCATGGCCATAGGGATGTCATACCTTAGATGAATTCCCAACAACCTGATTGGCGAAGTTGCGGTTGCTCCCCCGTTGGGCGGCAGGGCAGTCTTCAATCGCGACGATCTGCCACGCTTAATGGCGACAAATGGGCCACAAGGCAGGTGACAATCGCGCTCTTCGGCGCTAGCCGCTTCGCGCAGAGGACAGGTGGCCGAGTGGTTTAAGGCAGCGGTCTTGAAAACCGCCGTAGGTGCAAGCCTACCGTGGGTTCGAATCCCACCCTGTCCGCCAAGTTGCATTGAATTTCGGCAATTTGGCCTTTGTGGTCTTTCGACAAAACAACGCCGCGACCGCCGATCAGTGCAACACGCGGTCAGTTCCTTGCTTGATCGCGGGCGAAGCCATCCAATCCGGCCAGTCTGTCCCGCGCCATCCGGCGGCAACATAGACCCGTTGCAGGATCGATAACCATTGGCGCATCAAGTCCCCATTGAAGCCTATTCGCGCACTTTGGCCTGTCGGACTGTAGAAGATTACGACGGCTCCGGAGGGCGGCATCTGCAAATCAATCTTGCTGACGAGCCACTCATGCTCCGGCTCGTTCGCCGTGACTGGAGCTGAAGGCTCCTGCCGGGCAACCGCCTTCTGATGCGAGACGCCTGCGATGATCTCGGCGTAAACCGGATCCTCATGACGCGGCTTGATGACATTGATCAGTGCCGGAATCAGGCGATTGGTCATCCGCTGGGTTAGCCAGATTCGAGCGGTCTCCCCGTCTCGCACTGCCGCATTGATCGAGATGCGGTCCTGTTCCTCCGAATAAAGGACAGTGATTCTTTGAAGATCCAGCATGGCCGAATGGTTATCATGTTGTGGTGAGGCAAGGCACCCCTTTGCGTCGGTCCGCTTTGAAGCCTTCGACTACAACGCTCCAACCGGAAACGCCGCCGCCGAAACAGCCGCTTGGATTGCTGAACGCTCCGCAGGCGAGAGGTCTGGATGCCATAGGTCGAAGATGAGGATCACGCGTAGGCGGTCGCTCTCGTTTTTCGCTTCATGCTCGATGGTGTCGTCGAACACCCACGACTGTCCCTCGGCAAAATCGCGGGTTTCCGCGCCAACGCGGAACCAGCAGCGCTTGGGCACGATCAGCGGGAGGTGGCACAGAAGGCGGAAATTGGCGACACCGACATGGGGCGGAATGTGGGTGTGCGAAGAGAGCAGCGAGAACATCGCATTGGCTCCGCATCCGGGAATAACGGGTTGATCCATTCGCGCCAGAAACGCCATCGTTTCGGGGCAATGCACGGCATTGGCGGCGACATTCGTTCCGCGCTCGATCAAGTGGATCGCGGTCCAATCGCGGTTGTGGTTCAACTCGCGCCACTGCGCCAGCGGCTCGCTGTCATGGTATTTGACGTAAGGCACGAGGCTCGCGTCCGGCGCATTGGCGACCCGGTCCATCTCGGCACGAATCGTGGGGGTGAGGCTTTCCAGCTCATCAGCCCAGGAGAAGCCCGCGCGGTCGTGGAATTCCGCTTCCCGCAGTCCGGGATAGGCGAAATGCGTCGCCTCAGAATGATAGGTGCGCGTGGTCCGCGCGATGTTGGTAGCGAAGCGTTCGGCCCGACGCCGCTCGGTGGGGGTCAGGTCAGCGCCACTCGCCTCAACCGCTGCGCCGAGCCGGCGTTGCATGGAATGCTGATGCTCGGCCCACAGCGTTTCGGCGCGCATAATGGTCTGCACCAGCATCGGCGGCAGCGGATGCGGGCGCGGTTGTGCGAGTGCGCGGCCATAGGCTTCGCCTGCGTCGGGGTGGCCCGCAGAATCGAGCAGGTGCGCTCGCATCAGCAGGTTGACGAAATCGAGCGGGGAAAGCGCCAGCGCGCGGTCGATCGCCTCGATTGCCAATAGCGGTGCGCCGGCCATCTTCCGCACTGTGGCGAGGCGTTGCCAGAAGGGCATTACCGGCGGATCGAATCGCGCAGCCTCCTCCAGAATGTTGCGCGCCTGCACCAGGCTACCGGCCGCCAAGGCACGGTCTGCGGCGGCTAGGCGCTGGGCAAGGTCAGGCTCGGCGAGGGTCATTGCGCCGAAATGATATAGATTAGGATTTAACGCAAGTTGCCTCAGCTGATGCACGGTTCAGCGCGACAGGATGTTGCGTACAAACGCCCGATAAGTGCGCCTAGGCGTGTGCAGTCACCAGCCAGACCTTGCACGGTAGCATAACGCCCTCGCCCGCGCGGTGATGGCGGGTGAACATTGCTGCGAGATCAGCCCGCGCCGAATCGCGCAGGCCACCGCCCTGTTCGGCCAGCACCCGGCTGACGGCCATCGAGGCGAGGACAAAGTCGGTCGCCTCGTCAGGCGTCGCGCCGGGCCCGCCCACGGGTTGCAGTCCTGCATAGGTGGCGATGTCCATGCCGGAGAAGCCTGCGCCGGTGAGCACGTCCTCAAGATAGACGAGGTCCTCAAAGGCGAACGGCCCCGGAGCACGCGGCACGGCGGGCGGGATTTCGACATGCTGGCGGACGACCCCCATCACCTCCATCATCCACAGATTGTCGCGCGGGTGCGCCCAGACCGCGAGGTCGATCCGCGCACCGGGCTTCAGCAGGCTGCGCAGATTGGTGAAGGCGGGCACCGGGGCCTCGAAGAACATTGAGCCGAAGCGTGAGAACAAGCGGTCGAACGGGGGTTCGTCCAACTGCGCTGTGGCCGCATCCGAACACACGAACCTCGCGGCGCTTCCCGCATCAGCCGCGCGTTCCTGTGCCCGCGCGACCAGCATCGGCGCGACATCGAGACCGAGCGCCGCGCCTCCCGGCCCCACCGCCTCGGCAATCGCCAACGTCGTCGCCCCGCCGCCGCAGCCCAGATCCAGCACCCGCTCGCCCGCCTGATACCCCGCCCGCTCCAGCAGCGCTGTGCCGATGGGCGCGATCATGCTCTCGAACCGGTCGAGGCTGGCGAGCCAGCGTTCGCCCATCTCCCCTGCCCAATCCTCGCCCTTCAATGCTTCAGGTCCGGTTTGGGTCATGCGGATGGTCCTTTTCGTATCTAGAAGTGCAGCGCCCGCCCGTAAGCGTCGAGCACGCTTTCGTGCATCATCTCGCTCAAAGTCGGGTGCGGGAAGATCGTCTGCATCAGTTCAGCTTCGGTCGTTTCGAGCACCTTGCCGACGGTGTAGCCCTGGATCAACTCGGTCACTTCCGCGCCCACCATGTGCGCGCCGAGCAACTCGCCGGTCTTCGCATCGAACACGGTCTTCACAAAGCCTTCGACTTCGCCGAGCGCGATGGCCTTGCCGTTGCCGATGAACGGGAAGCTGCCGACCTTGAGCTCGTAGCCCGCCTCCTTCGCCTTGGCTTCGGTCAGGCCCACGCTGGCAATCTGCGGGTGGCAATAGGTGCAGCCCGGAATGGCATTACGGTTGAGCGGGTGCGGGTGCACCTCGGTGTTGCCGAGTTCTTGTGCAATGGCTTCGGCGCAGGTGACGCCCTCATGGCTCGCCTTGTGCGCCAGCCACGGCCCGGGTGTGCAGTCGCCGATCGCCCACAGCCCCTTGGTCTTGGTGCGTCCATAGGGATCGATCTGGATGAACCCGCGCTCCATCTCGGCCAGCCCGTCGAGCCCGATATTCTCGGTATTGGGCACGATGCCGATGGCGACGATGACGTGGGTAAACTCGCTTGTCGCGGCGTTGCCGGCCTTGTCCTTGATGGTGGCGGTGATGCCTTTGTCCGACACCTTGATCGCATCCACACCTGCGCCGGTCATGATGTTGATGCCCTGCTTGCGGAGCGACTTTTCGAGGAAGGTCGAGACATCGGCGTCCTCCACCGGCACGATCCGGTCGAGCATTTCCACCACAGTCACTTCGCTGCCGAGGTCGTTGTAGAAGCTCGCAAACTCGATCCCGATCGCGCCCGATCCGATCACCAGCAGCTTGGCCGGGAGTTCGGTGGGGGTCATGGCGTGGCGATAGGTCCACACGCGCTTGCCGTCAGCAGGCGCGAAGGGCAGGTCGCGGGCACGCGCGCCGGTGGCGACGATGATGTGCTTGGCGGTGAGGGCTTCCTCTGCCCCAGAGCCAGCAGCGTCACCTGTCACTGTCAGGCTGTTCGCGCCGGTGAGCGTGCCGGTGCCCATATGCACGGTGATCTTGTTCTTCTTCATCAGGTGGGCGATGCCCTGATTGAGCTGCTTGGCCACCCCGCGGCTGCGCTTCACGATCGCGGCCAGATCCGCCTCGATCCCCTTGGCGACGAGGCCGTAATCGCCCGCGTGCTGCATATAGTGGAAGATTTCCGCCGAGCGCAGCATCGCCTTGGTCGGGATGCAGCCCCAGTTGAGGCAGATGCCGCCGAGGTTCTCACGCTCCACAATCGCGGTCTTCAGCCCGAGCTGCGCGCAGCGGATCGCTGCGACATAGCCGCCGGGGCCGGAGCCCAATACGATCACGTCATAGGATTGGGTCATCTGCATTCTCGCCTTCAGGTAATGAGGTTATGCCGGATCGAAGTTGACAAAGTTGACAGCGTGTCAAGCTGGGAAATCAACTAATTATCCTTTAAAACCAGACTATTGCTTCGATAATCCGAAGTTGACATTTCGCCGGGAGGCGCCCCCCTCCCCCGATGAACGACGGCTTGGGGCATGGCACCAAGGCATAGGCATTTGCCGATCTGTAGGAAATGCGCCCGCTGGTCCTGCGATCATTGTGTGATCATTGGCCATCGTCATTGTCCTTGGCGAGAAGGAGGGTTTCCCGCTCGGTGATGGCGCGCGGGCGGCCATCCTCGCCGATCAGGACGAATTTGAAGGTGCCCTCAGCGACCTTGATGGTTGTCTCACCGTTGCGTTCCCGCGCGATAGCTTCGGCGGCGATGGTGAGCGAGGTGGTGCCGGTGGAGAGGATGTCGCAATAGACGCTGAGTTCATCCCCCACCGCCATCGCGCCGGGAAAGGCGAAGTCGGTGGCAGAGACCACCACTGCCTTGCCCTGCCCGACGCGGCTCGCAAGCGAGCCTGCGCCAAGCGCCATTTGCGCCATCAGCCAGCCGCCGAACACCCCGCCATAGGGGTTGGTGTCGGCGGGCATGGCGGTGACGCGGATTTGGGGGATGCGAGTGCTCATAGCCCCTCTCCTTCCCACCGCTGCGCGGCGGGCCCCTTCCTCTCCCGCAAGGGGAGAGGAGGTTCAATCGCGTGGCGGCTCAAAGCCCCTCTCCCCTTGCGGGAGAGGGGTTGGGGAGAGGGGGCTGCGCTGCATCCAAAATCACGCGCGCCACTCCCTCAGGATTGCCAAGGATATCATTGTTCCAGAATCGCAAAACGCGGAACCCTTGTTCCGTCAGCCAAGCATCGCGAACGGCATCTCTACTATTTTCCGAATGCTGACTGCCATCAGCTTCAACAATCAACCGCGCGCCGAAACACACAAAATCCACGATGTAATCGCCGACCTGCTCCTGCCGCTTGAACTTCATTCCGCCGAGCCGTTGCCCGCGCAACATCGACCAGAGCTTGGCTTCGGTCTCGGTCGGCTCGCGCCGCATACGCTTAGCGAGTGGCAATAGGCTGCGCCTGCCCCCTCTCCTTCCCACCGCTGCGCGGCGGACCCCTTCCTCTCCCACGAGGGGAGAGGAGTTTGAGGTCAGCTCAGGCACGCTGTCCTCTCCGCCTGCCGGAGAGGATACGGAGACTTGCGGGCTTGCCCGCTAGTCGAAGTTGGAGAGGCAGAGAGGTCACACCACCAACCCCATCGGGTTCTCCACCAGCTGCTTGATCGCCTCCATCAGCTGCGCGCCGTCCGCGCCGTCAATCGCGCGGTGGTCGAAGCTGCCGCTGGCGTGGAGCACCGTCGCCACTTCAATCGCGCCGTTCACCACATAGGGTGCTTGCTGCCCTGCGCCGACCGCGAGGATCATGCCCTGCGGCGGGTTGATCACCGCGTCGAACTGCTTGATCCCGAACATCCCGAGGTTCGACAGGCTCGCCGTGCCGCCCTGGTATTCATGCGGCATCAGCTTGCCGTCCCGCGCCTTGCCCGCGAGCGTCTTCATCTCGGTCGAGATCGCGGCGAGGCCCTTGGTGTCGGCTCTGGTGATGACCGGGGTGATCAGGCCCGAAGGTGCGGCCACCGCCACCGAGATATCGGCGCGGCTGTAACGCCGCAGCGTGTCACCGTGGAAGCTGACATTGCACTGCGGCACCCGGATCAGCGCGCGGGCGAGCGCCTTGATGAGCAGGTCGTTGACCGACAGCTTCACGCCGTCGGGCTCCAGCGACTTGTTGAGCTGCGCGCGCAGTTCGAGCAGCGGATCGAGCCGGATGTCGATGGTGAGGTAGAAGTGCGGGACGGTCTGCTTGGACTCGGTCAAGCGGCGGGCGATGACCTTGCGGACGCCCGACAGCTTCTCCTCGGCAAAGGGCGCGCCGCCTTCGATGGCTTCGCGCGCTCCTGCGGAAGCGGGTGCCTCGGTTTTGGGAGCGCCAGCGCCTGAGGTTCCCGCCCGCGCGGAGACTCGCTCCTGGGCAGCGCTGGGAGTGAAGCCTTCGACATCTTCTTTGACGATCCGGCCATTGGGGCCGGTGCCCTTTACAAGCGCAAGGTCGATCCCCTTGTCCGCCGCAATCCGCTTGGCCAGCGGTGAGGCGATGATGCGCTCTCCGGTATCCCCATTGTGAGCACCCGCGACGGCGGGTGCCTCAGTCGGTTGCGCGCTATCGCCTGAGGTCCCCGCCTGCGCGGGGACTCGCGGACGTGATGCCACCGCCGCCTCGACATCTTCCTTGGTGATCTTGCCCTTGGGGCCGGTGCCCGTAAGGCTGGCGAGATCGACGCCGTTCTGTTCGGCGAG from uncultured Erythrobacter sp. includes:
- a CDS encoding TatD family hydrolase, which translates into the protein MLVDSHCHLEYKGLVEDQAEVLTRARAAGVGAFLNISTRQSEWGQVVATAAREPDVFASVGIHPHEADSHQDLGRAALLEATRHPKVIAIGETGLDYYYDKSDRDAQKSLFRMHIDVARETQLPIIIHTRDAEEDTHAILADEMGKGAFPALIHCFTASADFAEKVLALGLTISLSGIVTFKNAKDLQAVAAIIPDDRLLVETDSPFLAPVPHRGRVCEPAYVADTAAFVAGLRGTDVEHLTAQTTANFFHLFSKARP
- the metG gene encoding methionine--tRNA ligase → MADTPFYITTAISYPNGRPHIGHAYEAIAADVIARFQRLQGRRVRFQTGTDEHGLKMARKAEEQDRTPADLADEMSGYFRAMCDALDVSYDRFIRTSEPDHHRASQAIWQAMEASGDLYLDRYEGWYSVRDEAYYDASELVEGEGDDKLSPQGTPVEWTVEESWFFRLSKYQDQLLELLKTPGFLEPASRRNEMIAFVEQGLRDLSVSRTSFDWGVKVPGSDGHVMYVWVDALTNYLTGLGYPDDMGEFWPASLHLIGKDIVRFHTIYWPAFLMSANLPVPQKVFGHGFLLNRGQKESKSLGNVTDPVELAETFGVDALRYFLMREVAFGQDGSYSPEAIVQRANGELGNAFGNLAQRTLGFIAKNLDGYLPAIRGHSDADNALFAAVDRAITVDIPEAFESLALQQAVEAWLQAVFACNAYIDSEAPWTLRKTDPERMETVLATLYICIAQLAVAISPVIPASSAKLLDTLGIPENLRTLEGIRSHWYSPLAESDHRIIAPTPLFPRLELPAEAA
- a CDS encoding DNA polymerase III subunit delta', producing MTDWPNHAEAWRQWRDALSGERMHHGWLLAGKAGLGKRDFAMAAARELVAQPGVPQPQGEHPDIITLTYGPKDDKGEKAQAEGKPFDLARSIRIKQIRAMQRRLITRPTLGSRRAIIIDPADDMEKSAANALLKSLEEPPVGTFFLLVTHRPARLLPTIRSRCRTLRFPVLTDSQLAALLADGGLPPDLQAIAAAEGSYGAALRFAEQNLAPVAKVITALLAQGDNGVTGRGELARLIGPRADRERVQAVLDLAQSLVARAARASENPQFRARLIETHTALVSLAAEAPTANFDAGMLPFEIGSLLVAAAPASAPAHG
- the tmk gene encoding dTMP kinase; this encodes MSSPRGRFIAFEGGEGAGKSTQARLLAEALRARGVTVVITREPGGTPGAEAIRHLLLAPPGEGWPAQAEALLFAAARADHVAHLIRPALMRGEWVICDRFVDSSRAYQGGAGGLGDAAITELHAFGSDGLRPDLVILLEGDEAALAGRIASRGEASDAIEGRSAEYHRAVAAAFRALAEADPHGFACISALGDKEVVHARILASIGDLLA
- a CDS encoding D-alanyl-D-alanine carboxypeptidase family protein, which encodes MPPKSSRLSLSLLALFAVTFAPPLRALVPDPGPVTPAVPTAAEAPVALLVDLGSGQVLHARNPDARFMPASVTKVMTLYLAFELIAAGRLDPSQVFMMSPVIASEWRRKGSTMFLDRGERVRVDDLLLGIANVSANDGAAVLAEGQAGSVAAWTTQMNQTALGLGMTGSHFASPNGWPDEGRTFTTANDLARLARALITRHPDKFGYYIGRAGFDYKGIAQVNHDPMIGRVPGADGIKTGFTNEAGFSYLGTARRDGQRLVLVLAGVENGRLRAKLARSYVEWGFSAFERRQLFAPSAVVGTARVQDGDARGVGLKAAGPVAINLPRGSDGKLTATIRYEGPLRAPIAANQEVAVMEISAPGVAPARIPLYASEAVGTAGPIDRVVNAIAAVFS
- a CDS encoding lytic murein transglycosylase, with the translated sequence MIPRLLPAAALTLAAFAILGAPPASAPATAQVSADGIPFDAYLELLKARALGEGVREDTVARMTAGLTPNPTVIRLDNNQPGSATTRGYPPMSGYVATHVDAARIGGGRSVYRQHRDLLGRIEAQYGVPGPIIVAIFGHETSYGQVKGNFDLARSLATLAWEGRRRELFAGEFIALMKVADKGYDRSQLVGSYAGAFGNPQFLPSVYLRLATDGDGDGRADIFANRADTFASIANYFRDAGWRPGQPWGVRASVPAGFDASAYRTRLVSPVCPRVHERLSRWMTVAEWRAQGVIAQGGLSDDVMVSFFQPDGPGTPAWLLTGNYRAILEYNCSSYYALSVGLLADEIVN
- a CDS encoding aspartyl/asparaginyl beta-hydroxylase domain-containing protein; the encoded protein is MTLAEPDLAQRLAAADRALAAGSLVQARNILEEAARFDPPVMPFWQRLATVRKMAGAPLLAIEAIDRALALSPLDFVNLLMRAHLLDSAGHPDAGEAYGRALAQPRPHPLPPMLVQTIMRAETLWAEHQHSMQRRLGAAVEASGADLTPTERRRAERFATNIARTTRTYHSEATHFAYPGLREAEFHDRAGFSWADELESLTPTIRAEMDRVANAPDASLVPYVKYHDSEPLAQWRELNHNRDWTAIHLIERGTNVAANAVHCPETMAFLARMDQPVIPGCGANAMFSLLSSHTHIPPHVGVANFRLLCHLPLIVPKRCWFRVGAETRDFAEGQSWVFDDTIEHEAKNESDRLRVILIFDLWHPDLSPAERSAIQAAVSAAAFPVGAL